From one Mycobacterium colombiense CECT 3035 genomic stretch:
- a CDS encoding FAD-dependent oxidoreductase, translating into MGSTTHSLDSPNRLGEHAVVLGAGMAGLLAARVLSEFYDSVSVVERDRLPDYPCHRRGIPQGRHVHNFHSRGLQVLEELFPGLLEDLSRAGAVVVDDGDVSRFYVRFGRYELKHSGAFTDPDALALHMTTRPFMEFHLRRRVKALPNVTFLDGHDVSGLLTTADIVNGVRITRRYNGFLTALDADLVVDAMGRAARTPAFLESLGYERPTEDRAVARYGYASQQLSVPEGSIAQRLVMFNPGGGRPGGLLLANEHDTFMLAIGVPADSGEPPTDFDAMLAMAEPSLPPAIIEALRGAYPIGEAVTYQHAAAIWRRYDHMADFPAGLLVIGDALCSLDPTYGQGMTIAALEALTLRDCLRAGDAHLAQRFFGATAHYIGETWAANQARDRMTSGVNRPHGMRPRLQGWLSRAALNAATQDVVLTERLFRVFNFIDPPSRLRDPALLPRIAWGNLRARFTRKRSRAATAAVAPQHPTIQRLAVRR; encoded by the coding sequence ATGGGTTCGACAACGCATAGCCTCGACTCGCCGAACCGGCTCGGCGAGCACGCGGTGGTACTGGGTGCCGGAATGGCGGGTTTGCTTGCCGCGCGCGTACTTTCGGAGTTCTACGATTCGGTCAGTGTGGTCGAGCGGGACCGGTTGCCCGACTACCCTTGCCACCGCAGGGGCATCCCCCAGGGCCGCCACGTGCACAACTTCCACAGCCGCGGCCTGCAGGTGCTGGAGGAACTGTTCCCCGGCCTGCTCGAGGACCTGTCCAGGGCGGGAGCCGTTGTCGTCGACGACGGTGATGTTTCGCGGTTCTACGTGCGCTTCGGGCGCTACGAGCTCAAACACTCGGGCGCGTTCACCGATCCGGACGCGCTGGCGCTGCACATGACGACCCGGCCGTTCATGGAGTTTCACCTGCGCCGGCGGGTCAAGGCCCTGCCCAACGTGACATTCCTCGACGGGCACGACGTGTCTGGACTCCTCACCACCGCGGACATCGTCAACGGTGTACGGATTACCCGGCGCTACAACGGTTTTCTCACCGCGTTGGACGCCGATCTGGTGGTCGACGCCATGGGACGCGCGGCGCGCACGCCGGCGTTCCTGGAGAGCCTGGGGTACGAACGACCGACCGAGGACCGCGCCGTCGCCAGATACGGCTACGCGAGCCAGCAGTTGAGCGTGCCCGAGGGATCGATCGCCCAGCGGCTGGTGATGTTCAACCCCGGCGGCGGCAGGCCGGGGGGTTTGTTGCTTGCCAACGAGCACGACACGTTCATGCTGGCGATCGGGGTGCCGGCCGACAGTGGCGAGCCACCAACCGATTTCGACGCGATGCTCGCGATGGCCGAGCCGTCGCTGCCCCCGGCCATCATCGAGGCCCTGCGTGGTGCATATCCCATCGGGGAAGCCGTGACCTATCAGCACGCCGCCGCGATCTGGCGACGCTACGACCACATGGCCGACTTCCCTGCGGGTTTACTGGTGATCGGCGACGCGCTGTGCAGCCTTGACCCGACCTACGGCCAGGGCATGACGATCGCCGCGCTGGAGGCGTTGACCCTGCGCGATTGCCTGCGCGCGGGAGATGCGCATCTGGCACAGCGCTTCTTCGGCGCCACCGCCCACTACATCGGCGAGACGTGGGCCGCCAATCAGGCCAGAGACCGGATGACCTCCGGCGTCAACCGGCCGCACGGGATGCGGCCGCGACTGCAGGGCTGGCTGTCCAGGGCGGCACTGAACGCCGCAACCCAGGATGTCGTCCTGACCGAGCGGTTGTTTCGAGTCTTCAACTTCATCGACCCGCCGTCGCGGCTCCGGGATCCCGCGCTGCTGCCCCGCATCGCGTGGGGCAACCTGCGAGCCCGGTTCACCCGGAAGCGAAGCCGCGCGGCCACCGCCGCGGTCGCGCCGCAACACCCGACCATTCAGCGGCTTGCGGTGCGCCGCTAG
- a CDS encoding class II 3-deoxy-7-phosphoheptulonate synthase: protein MNWTVDIPIDQLPPLPPLPTDLRARLDAALAKPAAQQPSWPADRATAMRTVLESVPPVTVPSEIVVLQEQLAQVARGEAFLLQGGDCAETFTENTEPHIRGNVRTLLQMAVVLTYGSSMPVVKVARIAGQYAKPRSADIDALGLKSYRGDMINGFAPDAAVREHDPSRLVRAYANASAAMNLVRALTSSGLASLHLVHDWNREFVRTSPAGARYEALATEIDRGLRFMSACGVADRNLQTAEIYASHEALVLDYERSMLRLSEDGSGKPQLYDLSAHTVWIGERTRQLDGAHIAFAEVIANPIGVKIGPTITPELAVEYVERLDPHNKPGRLTLVSRMGNNKVRDLLPPIVEKVQATGHQVIWQCDPMHGNTHESSNGYKTRHFDRIVDEVQGFFEVHRALGTHPGGIHVEITGDNVTECLGGAQDISDTDLVGRYETACDPRLNTQQSLELAFLVAEMLRD, encoded by the coding sequence ATGAACTGGACCGTCGACATACCGATCGATCAGCTGCCGCCACTGCCGCCGCTGCCGACCGATCTTCGGGCGCGGTTGGACGCGGCGCTGGCCAAACCGGCCGCGCAGCAGCCCAGCTGGCCCGCCGACCGGGCGACGGCGATGCGCACGGTCCTGGAGAGCGTGCCGCCGGTGACGGTGCCGTCGGAGATTGTCGTGTTGCAGGAGCAGCTGGCCCAGGTGGCGCGCGGCGAGGCGTTCCTGCTGCAGGGCGGTGACTGCGCGGAGACGTTCACCGAGAACACCGAACCCCACATCCGCGGCAATGTGCGCACCCTGCTGCAGATGGCGGTGGTGTTGACCTACGGCTCGAGCATGCCGGTGGTCAAGGTGGCCCGCATCGCGGGGCAGTACGCCAAGCCGCGCTCGGCCGACATCGACGCGCTGGGTTTGAAGTCCTACCGCGGCGACATGATCAACGGCTTCGCCCCGGACGCCGCCGTGCGAGAGCACGACCCGTCACGGTTGGTGCGCGCTTACGCCAACGCCAGCGCGGCGATGAATCTGGTTCGGGCGCTGACGTCTTCGGGGCTGGCCTCGCTGCACCTGGTGCACGACTGGAACCGCGAATTCGTCCGGACCTCGCCGGCCGGCGCACGGTACGAGGCGCTGGCCACCGAGATCGACCGCGGTCTGCGCTTCATGAGCGCCTGCGGCGTGGCCGACCGCAACCTGCAGACCGCCGAGATCTACGCCAGCCACGAGGCTTTGGTGCTCGACTACGAACGGTCCATGCTGCGCCTGTCCGAAGACGGCAGCGGCAAACCGCAGCTGTACGACCTGTCGGCGCACACCGTGTGGATCGGCGAGCGGACCCGCCAGCTCGACGGCGCGCACATCGCGTTTGCCGAGGTGATCGCCAACCCGATCGGCGTCAAGATCGGCCCGACGATCACCCCGGAGCTGGCCGTCGAATACGTCGAGCGGCTCGACCCGCACAACAAGCCCGGCCGGCTGACACTGGTGAGCAGGATGGGCAACAACAAGGTGCGTGATCTTTTACCGCCGATCGTGGAGAAGGTCCAGGCCACCGGTCACCAGGTGATCTGGCAGTGCGACCCCATGCACGGCAATACCCACGAATCGTCCAACGGCTACAAGACGCGGCACTTCGACCGCATCGTCGACGAGGTGCAGGGCTTCTTCGAAGTGCACCGCGCGCTGGGCACCCACCCGGGCGGCATTCACGTCGAGATCACCGGCGACAACGTCACCGAGTGTCTCGGTGGGGCGCAAGACATTTCGGACACCGACCTGGTCGGCCGTTACGAAACCGCCTGCGACCCAAGGCTCAACACCCAGCAGTCGCTGGAGTTGGCCTTCCTCGTCGCCGAGATGCTGCGCGACTAG